The nucleotide window catGTTAAATACTACTTTATTTAATGATATTATTTCTTACCTTTAACATGGTGCAACTTTTCCTGCTGTACTAAAGATACTCTGTGATTGCTCTCCTCTGATTGCTGCACTCAGGTTGACTTTCACTATAAGGACTGAATCACTCAATCTCAACCGGTTAGACGTGAAATGATTGACATCTCATCATTCTACGAGTattcatttctttgcttttcaaGCATCTGCATTGTTGTGATTTACACACCAGATTTGTTTCAggaatgaaaaatgttgtttgtccTACAGATAATAAAGCAGATTGAAGCTGAAAACCTTTAATTTCACTGCCTAAAACTTCCTTCTGTGTTCACACACAAGACTCAATGTTACATAACAGTGTGATGCCCCTTTGGGTTTGTGTGGGTGGTGTGGTTAACTTTACTCTCTCTTGCAGGTGAGGAGTTGATTGCAGTAACTCAGGGCAACTGGGCCCGGTGCCCTGTAGTATATATGTGGTATATGCTCAGACCTCCTTTGCTAATATTCTCccctttgttttctctcccaGGTCCCGTCCTTGGTTTGCAGTTATTGTTGATTTCTGCACCTTACAACACCCTCACGCATAACTTTAATTTGGTTTAGTtgaattaaatacatatatatctttTGTTAACTAATCGCCATGGTGTGTCTCCCATTTTCTTTGTGGCCACTTGAGCCAGGTAATAACAACAGTCAAACCTGTTTTCTGTAGTCTGATAAGCATTAATTTTGGCCAAGTTCATACAAAGTCAATGTggaaatctttttgcatgtttaattTACTTCTATTGCAacctaaatgaaaacataaataacaaagTAAACTTGTGACTCTccatatttaaaacaaagaggTTTTAATTTCTGCTCAACcgtaaagctaaaaaaaaaaaaaaaaaaaagtcttactTCAACGATGTTCTGATACTAACTGGACTGACTGGAAGAGGACAGCATGAGGATAtaaagaaaagctgaaaatgtattgattaactctcctgttgtcctcaggtcaattttTACCAGAGGTGTGAAGTTACAAAGTATTTGCACTTCGTTAATATACTTAAGTAGACTTTTCAGGAATCTGTaatttacttgagtatttatttttctgacgactttttacttttactccctacatgtgaacacaaatatctgtactTGGTACTCCTTACATTGTTTAAACAGGCTTGTTACTTTCAACCTCCatgactttataaaaagaagacaaaaaagcgataaaaaaacaatcaattttTTCCTTTTGGTGTGTGCGCTGCTCCGTGTCGCCCCTGGCAGTGGCAATCCTAGGAACTGGGGGGCCACAGACAAAGAAGCCCACCAAAAATTtggtataatttaatttaaatgatgcctatcataatttccaaaagatatgtgtaaaacctgtgctAATAAGTATCTATAGTATATATACGGGCGGAGTGGGttgtcttttcctctttcacctgttttctgtttcctctATTAggctccccccctccccccctatGTACGGGGATGTGTGTGGCTGAGCGAGCGCACCAGAGAACCGGGGATCCTGCTGACGGTGCCAGTGGGCTGTTTTCTCAGCTTAGTGCTTTGAGGTGTTGCAAAACTAGTTGTAAGTGACTGTTAAGATAACTGGTGGCGTTTACTCCAATTGTGTTCATTTTGCATTGTGGtatttcctttccttatttTACTAGATAATCAGTtttcaattaaatttaaattttgaacCTTATTTATCTGTTAAAGAAAACTGTGTTAATCCTACTCGTTTTCCCTGGTTAACATCATTGTTACTTCCCTAATCCCCTGTATTTTTATTCGGGGATGTGACACATTTTGACAACGGGATGTTCAACAAATTCAACGCATacttgtgtgtcttttctttACAAATATTCAATTTGCAACTCGtgaaaacaaagtgaaagaaaacgACATATATGACACATATGAAAGGTTTCACTACATAACAAAGGTCCGAAACTTACATTTGAGTACGTTGTGAAATGACTACTGGCCGCACTTTGCCGACATCTGTTATGAGTCATTCACAGATGAGAAGTGTTGAACGTGCAGTTCATCTTTTGTAATGATGTTACAAATTCTTTAGAATCAATGTCCGCATCTGATCATTTACCCAAACATTACAGCACATTGTATGAgtcaggcacaaaaaaaaaaaaaacgtggtTCCCTGAATGCAACAATGTGTGTATGCGGTCACATATTACTGGTACACGTTCAGCTCATACAATCACTTCTCTTCaaagttttttgtttcattgttgaGTCAGTCTGGTCCAGAAATCGACTTCCACTCTTCAAGCTCCACAAACGGCAGCCCTGCTGTTATCTCCGAGGCTGCAGCGTCTTGTGTTTGGGGCGACTTTCACTTCTTCTCCACAGTCCTGCCAAAATACTCCTTCTGGAACTGCTGGAAGTCTTCCTCTGTAAACAAGGACTCCGGCTCCTTGGCCTTCTTGGCAAGTTTCTCGGGGCGATTCCTGGACTGTCTGCCTGTGTGGTGGCTCAGGATCTGAgtgaagcagagagaaaatcaACACTGTGGCACAAAACTCAAGAGAATATGTAGACAGCACAAAATATCACTCATCAAATCcttctgtttatttaaaatcaatGAACAGTGTCAACAAACCACctcaaacataaaatataacaaagtgTGCATTATTTGACTTTGTGGAGACCTGTATGATACCTAGCGCTGGGCATCGTACGATACCAGTACTAGGGCTGagtatcggtactcgatactTTTAAGATATTGACGCAGGTGAATTTGAGTTAAcacgcttagcagttcagctccaaagtgtggctacactacatgcctgttttactttatttttacattgttttattatcattctatagttttatcCTCTTATCTTTTTTAGTTGTctgtttcttctgtctttttttacctAGTTTTAGTCGAGtgtttattaaacttcatcttttattttacgTTTGTccctttaatatattttaacctagtttttactctgacttttaataaaccctttctgttttctctcttattttactttttttatttaaatttatttacttattccttttacttattttatttaaattttctaaacttattttctcttgtgtgcattgttctcattattttgtcttttaatttgttctttgttttttattccttttcttgtTGTGTCTTTGAACTgcactagcctgtatgaaaggtgctatataaataaagtttgattgatagAAAAGCAAGtgtacaaaatgtgtaatgggtatcgaaTTAATAACTtaattggtatcggtatcactttaagggtacttggattggtactggtatcataataaatgatacccagccctaaccagtaccaatccaagtacccttaaagtgattctgataccagctgagtacttcattcgatacccatcatgtgaatagcgTTTAGggggcatcttggctgctgaacttcTAAGTgcactaactcaaattcacattaaatcaaagaacgcttgcattgattggctgtgagtaaGTCCATagaaatagtcatattttctatctctgggtgtaaaaaggatcgattgcaggtatcatttgactggagatgtttcgatactacttggtctCGATTTATCttggttgataccttaaagatATCAAATACAGATACCTAGCGCTATGGAGACTCTTACACTATTAGCCCACCTGGGATTACACTCTTTACTGCACATCAATgtgtatctttgtttttgtattctGCACAAAACTACGAAGCAAATCCACTCATATATCACAAAAGTGTAGTTTAAGACTTTTAACTATCAGAAAAGCTTTTTAAGATTTGCACAgtaaaaaaatctgatttcttTAGGAACCGGTGAGATCCGtccttatttgttttatttgacaacCTGATATAAAAATGGCCCTACTTTAATggtaaatattattattattatagttgaaCATAATAAACACTGATGATAGCTGAGTGGATCTGGAGTCTTTCTTACCTTCAAAGTATCAGAATCTGTTGCTTTGCAGGTGGTTTCCATGAAGTACTTGAGGTTACTACTCATCTGGTTCTTCCCCTGCTTCTTCCTGAACTCCTCTACATTTaccaccaaagaagaagaaaaggaagattgttatacaaaataaacagtgactGTCGCTTTAAAAGAGAAGTTAAGTATGGcagtgttttcttgtttctgaTTGTGACGGAAGAATCATTTAGATAGCAGATTTGGTCGTCATTACAGTCTGCTACTGAAAGCTTGTTAACTATATAATGGACTTTAAAACATGTTGCATAGCTGATGAACTTGCACTGAAGCTCACACTGGCCTGCATCttgctgtgtgtgcattttcaGAGTTAAAACTGGAGCctcaaaacaacagtcaggtgcccatatgaacagtgaaagtgtcttttcttgccataatcatccTGAACTTTAAAAGATACCCTTCAAATATGCTTTCAATATAAGTGacggggccaaaatccacagtgtggacagtcattttgtacaaaaatggATTTGAAAGTGGATGTGAagtttatatgaggcttcagcagtctgaattaGTCATGTCAGGTGGATATCTGCCATATTTACAGTCTTCATAGCAtcaattccctctttgtgtttcctcagacagtgttgacctgttgagctgtggtggagtGTGgtgtatagtaacaaaaagagggacttgggcactaaaaagactaacgttgaaagatatctacttgatttgacacATTTGGATGACTGAAACTTCATATTGGCTTCAGTTTTAcgtcttttatttcattttacctttgttttgtctttttaatcaattttaacatagttttttactctaacttgtaaaaaaacattttctgtttattttttattatatagtttactttatttatttatttgtttttttaactttgtcttcggtctacacttgttctgtcttatcaTCAGCTTGTCACTTACACATGAAGCACTTTGAAACTACATttacctgtatgaaaggtgttaTATAAATCTTTGCACAGAAgtaggactgtggattttgtcctccatcatttacattgtaagtacattatgaagggatcttctaatggtcagtatgaacaggaggaatgattacagcaagaaaaacatgtttttaatgttcatttgagcacctgactgctgttttaagacatatttgaaaaactgtgaagccatcatttaaaaagaaggaCAAAGCTCTTGTGATCTTCATGATGATCCATTTGTTCCCCATTAGAGGAAAAACCCATCTAAAACATGAATTACAACTCTATTCCACATATTTTAGACAGCGTGGTCAATATTGGCGAATaatttaaatcaacatttgATATGGctcacaattaaaacatttaacagattCACAGATTAAAACTGAGCTGCACAAAAGCACCCAACTAAAACATGtgcagagtgtttttttttttatcttgaatGATGGTTTGATACTATGATACTGATTCTGTGCAGGACAGCAGGAGGCGGACTCACCCACGGCAGACTTGATCCTCTTGTCTTTGACGGTAGCTTTGCTCTTGCCGGGACCGAGGCGACCCTGCAGCCGTTTGACCTGCTTGGTGACTCCCTGCCGCTTGGTGCTCACCAGATCCATCACAGTGGCCGAGCTGGgtgtcttcttctgctgctgctgcgtcgtcttcttcttcttccctttacTGACATCTGTGtgcaggagagggagagaaagcagagagaaatcTGATGAGATGAAACATTCAAGATCAAGATGACGGCACTGTTACACACAGCGATTACCCATATGCACTGGTCACTTTATACTGTCTGTCCCTCTTAAACTGTAccttttagtgtttttgtcttttatcttgTTTATTCATTGATTGCACTGGTTTTACTGAAGAGCTGCTAAACagaattgtattgtattttcgtacaatgacaaaataaagatctatctatctatctatctatctatctatctatctatctatcaatctatctatctatctatctatctatctatctatctatctattttgaTTGTCTCATAATGACTTTGCCAATGCAGTaaccagggttgggaaggttactttggaaatgtaataggttacagatgactagttacctcatttaaaatgtaataagtaatgtaactatttcaattacttaattaaaataatgtaacttttaacttttatttcctaaccaatgttttcagctgttagggtaagttcAGATGTGTTTCAttgatactgacatgatgtataagggagatcattttttataaagcaacatttatctctcatttgaaaatgtgttcattagttcatgtaggttttggaatataaaataaagatatttgattaaaaaagtaaaaagtctggcatggagcttaattggtactgtggcATCATTTTAGCcaacatcatgatttatttacaaaatataaaaaaataatattgattaCATAGAGTTAAACGCAACAATATATGTATTcggtaacatgttaaatattaaaaaatgaggaaaaaaccctcctgagcaaaatctttaaggtctgacttcagatgtaacttCCTTTGTAATGAAcaacatttccataaataactttaatttaatgacacatgtTTTCTCAGTAAATGTTACAGATTGTACTtacatttatattgtaatttatttatttttaagtattttatggCGGTATCAGCCATATATCAGCCATCAGTGATATATGCTAAAGATAGCttactttgtttctgtttttatcactAATAATTTGGCTTTGTGTTGTGACTAAtgtgcctttaaaaaaataacacgATGGGTTATAATGGAAAGTAATCCCTGCTTAtctaaagtaaaataaaattattactttttcgatccagcaaaaaaaaaaaaaagctaaactcACTTTTAATATCGTCGCTCAGCAGCTCCAGTCCTCTCCTGATCAACGATGCCGACATCCTCACTTATATCTCTACGTTTAGTTAAATAGTTTACACACTGCAGGATgagaaatgtgcttttttaCTGAAGACATGTGAACCAACAATCAACATCCGGTAAGCTCTCAGTGTGCACCGATTAAAAGCAGCCGACCGGGAAACAAACCGGAGGAGGTGTAAAGTTCCTACTTTAGTTTTCATGTGCTTCACCGCCACTTACTGGACTGGAGTGTGGAAAAATACAttagcagggggaaaaaaaacatctaaattaTTTCTATTGTTCATTTTACTCTTAAGTAATTAATTAGAAAATTGTGTACTTTCCATATCTTTCTCAGCAAATTCCCCAATCTAATATTAGCCTATATTTctcatactactactactcataCTATTACTCATATTAACTCCCTTTTTTACTTCCTCATATCTGTTGCAATCTATGTATGTTAAAAAGTTGCCGGTATATTACAATATAGGTCAATATAAAGCCAAGTAAAAAACGATCTGCTGTATTAAGATGAATGCAAATTAGGTAGAAAAAAGtgttcaaaacaacaaaagcaacaacaaaacaaccaaataaaCTACAAAATAGATTACATAGGTCCACAGAGGCCCAAAAAGGTCAGAACAATATCATAATTAAAAATGCCCAAAGAGGTGTTATACtagtaataataacacaatagGTCCTAAAAGTGCATAATTAACGTGATTCCACTTTATTGTTTAACTTTTACTTAATATATCATGTTTTGAGACCTTGTGAAGCAAGAATTAACTGCAATAATTAATTGtgctatattattattattattattattattattattattattattattattagtagtagtagtagtagtagtagtagtagtagtagtagtaatagtaatagtagtagtagtagtagcagcagtagtagtaatagtagtagtagcaatTAATTGggctattttattattattattattattattattattattattagtagtagtagtagtagtagtagtagtagtagtagtaatagtaatagtagtagtagtagtagcagcagtagtagtaatagtagtagtagcaatTAATTGggctattttattattattattattattattattattattattattattattattattattattattcgttACAAAGTAATCACAATACTGTCCTGCAGTGTGTAACCACCTCCAGTCACTTCCAGCTGTTGCATGCTGAGCTGGGGGcgtgttgtttgttgttgctctatctctctcctcGATTGATGCCTATCTCTCTCCACCACTCTAAACCTTTTGCACATGTAGGATTGGGTCGATATAGTTAAACTACAGTAAAGTTTAAAGCCAGTCTACCTCTCCAGAATCAACCATGGCGCTTCAAGCACGAGCTCTGGTCACCTCTAAATGGCTTTCGGAGGCAATGAAGGCGCAGGGGAAAATGCGCATCTTGGACACTTCGTGGTATTTGCCCAAACTGCGGCGCAACGCCAAGAGCGAGTTCAAGGAGAAACACATCAGGGGTGCAGCTTTCTTTGACATAGACCAATGTTGTGATAAAACTTCTCCTCTGGACCACATGTTGCCGACAGAGAAGATTTTTGCAGACTATGTCGGGAATTTGGGAATAGAAAGCGACACGCACGTTGTGGTGTACGATACCAGCGACTATGGTGCGTTCTCTGCGCCCCGTGTGTGGTGGATGTTCCGAGTTTTCGGGCACAGTGCGGTCTCATTGCTCAACGGGGGGCTCAGAAACTGGGATCTGGAGGAGCGACAGGTGAGTGAGCAGCACGTCAAACCCAAGCCGACTGAGTTCAAGGCCTCCTTAAACCGCTC belongs to Scomber scombrus chromosome 2, fScoSco1.1, whole genome shotgun sequence and includes:
- the rps19bp1 gene encoding ribosomal protein S19 binding protein 1, whose product is MSASLIRRGLELLSDDIKNVSKGKKKKTTQQQQKKTPSSATVMDLVSTKRQGVTKQVKRLQGRLGPGKSKATVKDKRIKSAVEEFRKKQGKNQMSSNLKYFMETTCKATDSDTLKILSHHTGRQSRNRPEKLAKKAKEPESLFTEEDFQQFQKEYFGRTVEKK
- the LOC134000385 gene encoding 3-mercaptopyruvate sulfurtransferase-like, whose translation is MALQARALVTSKWLSEAMKAQGKMRILDTSWYLPKLRRNAKSEFKEKHIRGAAFFDIDQCCDKTSPLDHMLPTEKIFADYVGNLGIESDTHVVVYDTSDYGAFSAPRVWWMFRVFGHSAVSLLNGGLRNWDLEERQVSEQHVKPKPTEFKASLNRSWIKTYEDILNNLDTKKFQVVDARPAGRFIGLDPEPRDNTEPGHIPGSVSMPFHSFLSKSGHFLPKEQLQALFTRAGVDLSRPICVSCGSGVTACHVALAAHECGHPGVSVYDGGWSEWFTRAVPEHVISEGRGKHLLLA